The following are from one region of the Salvia splendens isolate huo1 chromosome 2, SspV2, whole genome shotgun sequence genome:
- the LOC121772609 gene encoding single-stranded DNA-binding protein, mitochondrial-like, translating to LLSLEDYFSQCPHHSLPFLTLSAPKLSDSEADSPPPNQQRANADRPLENGLDLGIYKAILVGQAPIQKRLRSGKTVTLISLGTGGIRNNRRPRDYANRCAVQWHRVSVYPDRLGELAAKNLAPGFTLFVEGNLETTIFNDPITGLVRRIREIAVRRNGRILVLGDGAEAAQFSRTDMSAVGYY from the coding sequence CTTCTCTCTCTAGAAGACTATTTCTCTCAATGCCCTCACCACTCTCTTCCCTTTCTAACACTTTCTGCACCAAAACTCTCTGATTCGGAGGCCGATTCTCCCCCTCCAAACCAGCAGCGCGCCAACGCCGATCGACCACTCGAAAACGGCTTGGACCTCGGCATTTACAAGGCGATATTGGTGGGGCAGGCGCCCATTCAGAAGCGCCTGAGGAGCGGGAAAACGGTAACCCTAATTTCACTCGGAACTGGCGGCATTCGCAACAATCGGAGGCCGCGTGATTACGCTAATCGCTGCGCGGTGCAGTGGCACAGGGTCTCCGTTTACCCTGACAGATTGGGCGAGCTTGCCGCGAAGAATCTCGCCCCTGGCTTCACATTGTTCGTGGAAGGGAATCTGGAGACTACAATATTCAATGATCCGATAACAGGGCTTGTCCGTCGAATCAGAGAGATCGCTGTGCGTCGGAATGGCAGGATTTTGGTTCTGGGAGACGGAGCTGAAGCAGCGCAGTTTTCAAGGACTGATATGAGTGCTGTTGGATATTACTGA